One window of the Mycobacterium haemophilum DSM 44634 genome contains the following:
- a CDS encoding ferrochelatase: MLFDAALLLSFGGPEGPEQVRPFLENVTRGRNVPPERLDEVAEHYLHFGGVSPINGINLALINELQAELDLPVYFGNRNWEPYIEDSVVAMRDDGIRCAAVFTTSAWSGYSSCTQYVEDIARARRHAGHDAPDLVKLRPYFDHPLLVEMFVDAIAAAAASLPAALRGEARLVFTAHSVPVAADRRCGPALYSRQVGYAARLVAAGAGYADYDLTWQSRSGPPHVLWLTPDVGDHLLTLAAAGTKAVIVCPVGFVADHIEVVWDLDHELRSQADAAGIAFARAATPNADRRFARLAAGLIDELTHGRLPVRLHDPDPVPGCLASINGAPCRPPHCVAREDSSVDS; encoded by the coding sequence ATGCTTTTCGACGCCGCCCTGCTGCTGTCCTTCGGCGGGCCGGAGGGGCCCGAGCAGGTGCGGCCGTTTCTGGAGAACGTCACCCGGGGCCGCAACGTGCCGCCCGAACGCCTTGACGAAGTCGCCGAGCACTACCTGCATTTCGGTGGAGTGTCGCCAATCAACGGGATCAACCTCGCCCTGATCAACGAGCTGCAAGCGGAACTGGATCTGCCGGTGTATTTCGGCAACCGCAACTGGGAACCCTACATCGAAGATTCCGTTGTGGCCATGCGGGACGACGGTATTCGCTGTGCCGCGGTGTTCACCACCTCGGCGTGGAGTGGTTATTCCAGCTGCACGCAGTATGTCGAAGACATTGCCCGGGCCCGTCGGCACGCCGGGCACGATGCGCCCGACCTGGTCAAATTGCGGCCCTACTTCGACCATCCGCTTCTCGTCGAAATGTTCGTCGACGCCATCGCGGCGGCCGCCGCCAGCTTACCGGCTGCGCTGCGCGGCGAGGCGCGGCTGGTGTTCACCGCCCATTCGGTGCCAGTGGCCGCCGACCGGCGCTGCGGTCCTGCGCTCTACAGCCGCCAAGTCGGTTATGCCGCAAGGCTCGTCGCGGCCGGCGCCGGATACGCCGACTATGACCTGACCTGGCAGTCCAGATCGGGGCCGCCGCATGTTCTGTGGCTAACACCCGATGTCGGTGATCATCTCTTGACGCTGGCGGCCGCCGGCACCAAAGCCGTCATCGTCTGTCCAGTCGGGTTTGTCGCCGACCATATCGAGGTGGTGTGGGATCTCGATCACGAATTGCGATCTCAAGCCGACGCGGCGGGCATCGCGTTTGCCCGGGCCGCCACGCCCAACGCCGATCGGCGGTTCGCCCGGCTGGCCGCAGGTTTGATCGACGAACTCACACACGGCCGCTTGCCTGTTCGGCTGCATGACCCCGATCCGGTGCCGGGCTGTCTGGCCAGCATCAACGGTGCGCCGTGCCGTCCGCCGCATTGTGTTGCGAGGGAAGACTCCAGCGTGGATTCGTAG